From Rutidosis leptorrhynchoides isolate AG116_Rl617_1_P2 chromosome 3, CSIRO_AGI_Rlap_v1, whole genome shotgun sequence, a single genomic window includes:
- the LOC139900539 gene encoding uncharacterized protein: MTSGAQTNDNNTIPNITLSAEQFQILLAAAQGNHSNGNNGQQNLPKTCSYKDFSNCKPPSYKGTEGPVELTRWFEKLESIFRMCNCTDVDRVKFATGSLSGGALTWWTAYSQTVGLDAANAIPWTVLKRMMTDKYCPRNQVQKMESEFWELKVKGTDIEAYTNHFLELVTLCPDMVPTEHKKIERYVEGLPDEIQGNVIAVGKETVDGVILMAQNLVMAKRRKLATNKQTQVKAADNKRKFEPAQSSGQGSNKRLSDATKSGYIGTKPLCNRCDKHHHGRCTVECSRCKKIGHLAKNCKVVLPATNTPAAKTDPTVPTCYGCGEVGHFRNQCPKNKTATEGNAKGRAFVMTTEEAREEDEVITADKNFKINLLPVELGSFDVVVGMDWLTPLRAEIMCYDKTINIPLENSETLIIQGEKSGSKLDIISCIKTRKYLMKGYQAILANVKKVEPEEKRIEDVPVVREFPEVFPEELPGLPPQRQVKYRRASGTLPLTIEALPIRV; the protein is encoded by the exons ATGACTAGTGGTGCGCAAACAAATGACAACAACACTATTCCCAACATCACTCTCTCTGCCGAGCAATTTCAGATACTTTTAGCTGCCGCCCAGGGCAACCACAGCAATGGCAACAACGGTCAACAGAATCTCCCCAAAACTTGTTCATACAAGGATTTCTCAAATTGCAAACCTCCAAGCTATAAaggaactgagggaccggttgaaCTAACCCGGTGGTTCGAAAAACTTGAGTCTATTTTCAGGATGTGCAATTGTACCGATGTTGATCGCGTTAAGTTTGCTACAGGATCTTTATCTGGCGGTGCATTGACTTGGTGGACCGCATACTCTCAAACTGTGGGACTTGATGCTGCAAATGCCATCCCATGGACTGTCCTAaaaagaatgatgacggataagTATTGTCCAAGAAATCAGGTCCAGAAAATGGAaagtgagttctgggaactcaaggtaaagggtactgacattgaggctTATACCAACCATTTCTTAGAGTTGGTTACATTGTGCCCTGACATGGTACCTACGGAACACAAGAAGATTGAACGTTATGTAGAAGGTCTGCCTGATGAGATTCAGGGTAATGTGATAGCTGTTGGTAAAGAGACCGTCGATGGTGTGATATTGATGGCTCAAAATTTGGTAATGGCGAAAAGAAGGAAGCTCGCCACTAATAAGCAAACCCAAGTAAAAGCTGCTGATaataaaaggaagtttgagcctgCTCAGAGTTCGGGTCAGGGTTCAAACAAAAGGCTTAGTGATGCTACAAAAAGTGGTTATATTGGAACAAAGCCATTATGTAATCGCTGTGATAAGCATCATCATGGGAGGTGCACTGTTGAGTGCAGTAGGTGTAAGAAGATTGGCCACTTAGCCAAGAACTGTAAGGTTGTGTTGCCTGCAACCAACACTCCAGCTGCAAAGACTGATCCAACCGTGCCTACTTGTTACGGTTGTGGGGAAGTTGGGCATTTCAGAAACCAGTGCCCTAAGAACAAGACTGCAACAGAGGGTAATGCTAAGGGTAGAGCATTTGTCATGACTACCGAAGAGGcccgtgaagaagatgaagttataACGG CTGACAAAAACTTTAAGATCAACTTACTGCCAGTcgaattaggaagctttgatgtagttgTAGGGATGGATTGGCTAACCCCGTTGAGAGCTGAAATCATGTGTTATGATAAAACCATTAATATTCCTCTTGAGAATAGTGAAACCCTAATCATACAAGGAGAAAAGAGTGGTTCTAAACTTGATATCATCTCTTGTATAAAAACCCGTAAATACCTGATGAAGGGGTATCAAGCCATCTTAGCTAATGTTAAGAAAGTCGAACCGGAAGAGAAACGAATTGAAGATGTTCCGGTGGTTAGAgaatttcctgaagtttttcctgaagaactccctggtctcccacCTCAAAGACAAGTCAA GTACCGTCGAGCGTCTGGAACTCTCCCCTTAACAATTGAGGCACttcctattagggtttag